From Anopheles coluzzii chromosome 3, AcolN3, whole genome shotgun sequence, the proteins below share one genomic window:
- the LOC120956803 gene encoding uncharacterized protein LOC120956803 isoform X4 → MVKQGPRPLVICGPSGSGKSTLLKKLFKEFPDTFGFSVSHTTRKPRPGEENGVHYHFVSVEEMQGAIEKGEFIETAVFSGNMYGTSKKAVENVQHQGKVCVLDIEIEGVKQIRNSDRLNPLLVFVNPPSIEELERRLRGRQTETEESLQKRLNTARKEIEYGTEAGNFDVVVQNNNLKQAYEDLRNFIVRELETQQGQDVFFVTSLVSNYKPFEV, encoded by the exons ATGGTAAAGCAAGGACCGCGTCCGCTCGTTATCTGTGGCCCGTCGGGCTCGGGCAAGAGCACACTGCTGAAGAAGCTGTTCAAGGAGTTTCCCGATACGTTCGGCTTCAG CGTGTCCCATACCACGCGCAAACCGCGCCCGGGCGAGGAAAATGGCGTACATTATCACTTCGTCTCGGTCGAGGAAATGCAGGGCGCCATCGAGAAGGGCGAGTTTATCGAGACGGCGGTATTTAGTGGCAATATGTACGGAACTAG CAAAAAGGCGGTAGAGAACGTACAGCACCAGGGCAAGGTGTGCGTGCTGGACATTGAGATCGAGGGCGTGAAACAGATCCGCAACTCGGACCGGTTAAATCCGCTGCTGGTGTTTGTGAATCCGCCCTCGATCGAGGAGCTGGAGCGCCGATTGCGTGGCCGCCAGACGGAAACGGAGGAAAGCCTGCAGAAGCGGCTCAATACCGCGCGTAAAGAAATTGAGTATG GCACGGAAGCGGGCAATTTCGATGTGGTGGTGCAGAACAACAACCTGAAGCAGGCGTACGAGGATCTGCGCAACTTTATCGTCCGCGAGCTGGAAACGCAGCAAGGCCAAG ATGTATTTTTTGTCACGTCACTGGTTAGCAACTACAAACCTTTCGAGGTTTAA
- the LOC120956803 gene encoding uncharacterized protein LOC120956803 isoform X3 has product MLTLTVLIARAFSSLNGKMVKQGPRPLVICGPSGSGKSTLLKKLFKEFPDTFGFSVSHTTRKPRPGEENGVHYHFVSVEEMQGAIEKGEFIETAVFSGNMYGTSKKAVENVQHQGKVCVLDIEIEGVKQIRNSDRLNPLLVFVNPPSIEELERRLRGRQTETEESLQKRLNTARKEIEYGTEAGNFDVVVQNNNLKQAYEDLRNFIVRELETQQGQDVFFVTSLVSNYKPFEV; this is encoded by the exons CATTTTCAAGCCTTAACGGAAAGATGGTAAAGCAAGGACCGCGTCCGCTCGTTATCTGTGGCCCGTCGGGCTCGGGCAAGAGCACACTGCTGAAGAAGCTGTTCAAGGAGTTTCCCGATACGTTCGGCTTCAG CGTGTCCCATACCACGCGCAAACCGCGCCCGGGCGAGGAAAATGGCGTACATTATCACTTCGTCTCGGTCGAGGAAATGCAGGGCGCCATCGAGAAGGGCGAGTTTATCGAGACGGCGGTATTTAGTGGCAATATGTACGGAACTAG CAAAAAGGCGGTAGAGAACGTACAGCACCAGGGCAAGGTGTGCGTGCTGGACATTGAGATCGAGGGCGTGAAACAGATCCGCAACTCGGACCGGTTAAATCCGCTGCTGGTGTTTGTGAATCCGCCCTCGATCGAGGAGCTGGAGCGCCGATTGCGTGGCCGCCAGACGGAAACGGAGGAAAGCCTGCAGAAGCGGCTCAATACCGCGCGTAAAGAAATTGAGTATG GCACGGAAGCGGGCAATTTCGATGTGGTGGTGCAGAACAACAACCTGAAGCAGGCGTACGAGGATCTGCGCAACTTTATCGTCCGCGAGCTGGAAACGCAGCAAGGCCAAG ATGTATTTTTTGTCACGTCACTGGTTAGCAACTACAAACCTTTCGAGGTTTAA